One window of Hymenobacter sp. BRD128 genomic DNA carries:
- a CDS encoding OmpA family protein: MVTSSKSFLAALLAFVLLLGSCASSRQPTTTQPDLSSNNGTGVRKSGMNKTTRGGIIGAGSGAVAGAVLGRIIGGSRGTAAGAILGAAVGGGAGALIGRKMDKQAAELQRDMANAKVERVGEGIKITFDSGILFDTNSSALRPTSQADISKLAATLQKYPDTNVLVEGHTDNTGTDAINQPLSEQRAQSVANALTAQNVAGSRITTKGYGSTQPVGDNSTAEGKQANRRVEVAIFANEKMKKAAEAGTL; encoded by the coding sequence ATGGTAACTTCTTCTAAGTCTTTCCTAGCCGCGCTGCTGGCCTTTGTGCTGCTGCTCGGCTCGTGCGCCTCGTCGCGCCAACCTACGACTACCCAGCCTGACCTGTCGAGTAATAATGGCACCGGGGTACGCAAGTCTGGTATGAATAAAACCACGAGAGGCGGCATTATTGGCGCCGGGAGTGGTGCCGTGGCTGGCGCAGTGCTGGGCCGCATTATTGGGGGCAGCCGGGGCACGGCGGCCGGGGCCATCCTGGGGGCGGCCGTGGGCGGCGGCGCGGGCGCCCTCATTGGCCGCAAGATGGACAAGCAGGCGGCCGAGCTGCAGCGCGACATGGCCAATGCCAAGGTGGAGCGCGTGGGCGAAGGTATTAAAATAACTTTCGACTCGGGCATCTTATTCGATACCAACAGCAGTGCGCTACGCCCGACTTCGCAGGCCGATATTTCGAAGCTGGCCGCCACACTCCAGAAATACCCCGATACCAACGTGCTGGTAGAAGGCCACACCGACAACACTGGCACCGATGCCATCAACCAGCCCCTGAGCGAGCAGCGCGCGCAGTCGGTGGCCAATGCACTTACGGCTCAGAATGTGGCTGGCAGCCGCATTACCACCAAAGGCTACGGCTCGACCCAGCCCGTGGGCGACAACTCGACGGCCGAAGGCAAGCAGGCCAACCGCCGCGTAGAAGTAGCCATCTTCGCCAACGAGAAAATGAAAAAGGCTGCCGAAGCCGGTACGCTTTAA
- a CDS encoding OmpA family protein, translating to MKTLKLSFAYLLAMLLMLGHFAQAQTTTVTTDKPAGMSKTLKGGLIGGLGGAVVGGAVGRAFGKSHTAAGAILGAAVGGGAGALIGRKMDKQAAELRRDLEGAKVERVGEGIKITFASGILFGSNSSTLTPDATGNIDELATTLQKYADTNVVIDGHTDNSGTDAINQPLSQRRAQAVANELTTKGVEASRITATGYGSTQPVGDNTTAAGKAANRRVEVAIFANEKMKKAAKRGQL from the coding sequence ATGAAAACCCTGAAACTATCCTTTGCTTATTTGTTGGCTATGCTGCTGATGCTAGGTCACTTCGCCCAGGCGCAAACCACAACTGTGACGACCGATAAGCCTGCCGGCATGAGCAAGACCTTGAAAGGTGGTCTTATCGGCGGCCTGGGTGGGGCCGTTGTAGGTGGCGCGGTAGGCCGCGCGTTTGGTAAGTCGCACACCGCGGCTGGCGCCATTCTGGGGGCGGCCGTGGGTGGGGGCGCGGGCGCCCTCATCGGTCGCAAGATGGACAAGCAAGCCGCCGAGCTGCGCCGCGACCTCGAAGGTGCTAAAGTGGAGCGCGTCGGCGAAGGCATTAAAATCACTTTTGCCTCGGGCATTCTGTTTGGGAGCAACTCGTCGACCCTGACGCCGGATGCCACCGGCAACATCGATGAGCTAGCCACCACGCTTCAGAAATACGCCGATACCAACGTGGTAATCGACGGCCACACCGACAACTCCGGCACCGATGCCATCAACCAGCCCCTGAGCCAGCGCCGCGCCCAGGCCGTAGCCAATGAGTTGACCACCAAAGGCGTAGAAGCCAGCCGCATTACCGCTACCGGTTATGGCTCGACCCAGCCGGTGGGCGATAACACTACCGCCGCTGGCAAAGCGGCCAACCGCCGCGTAGAAGTAGCCATCTTCGCCAACGAGAAAATGAAGAAGGCTGCTAAGCGTGGCCAGCTGTAA
- a CDS encoding OmpA family protein, with amino-acid sequence MKKILLFSRPLLGLALLAGSAASLSSCVTAKRYEDLQARQQSEEQARTAAETQLRQTKADLQKTADALAEARLDQKRLVADSTQTGNALRRTRTLYTQLTDSYDKLLKNSDRALADRNADYGKLAKDLATREAELGQLDLNLQKAKSDLSAREAKLAELTQALADKDKAVNDLKARVSKALLSFNSNELQVKLKDGKVYVSLSEQLLFKSGSSKVDPKGQEALKKLATVLQEQKDVNVVVEGHTDNVPMRPTGGIQDNWDLSALRATDIARLLTASGVEPSRITASGRSQYVPVAANDSPQNKALNRRTEIILTPKLDELFQILDGNSAASSK; translated from the coding sequence TTGAAAAAGATTCTACTTTTTTCCCGCCCGCTGCTGGGCCTGGCGCTGCTGGCCGGCAGCGCCGCTAGCCTCAGCAGCTGCGTCACGGCCAAGCGCTACGAAGACCTGCAAGCCCGCCAGCAAAGCGAGGAACAGGCCCGCACCGCCGCCGAAACCCAACTGCGCCAAACCAAGGCCGACCTGCAAAAAACCGCCGACGCCCTGGCCGAAGCGCGCCTCGACCAGAAGCGCCTCGTGGCTGACTCGACCCAGACTGGCAACGCCCTGCGCCGCACCCGCACGCTCTACACCCAGCTCACCGACAGCTACGATAAGCTGCTCAAAAACAGCGACCGCGCCCTGGCCGACCGCAACGCCGACTACGGCAAGCTAGCCAAAGACCTGGCCACCCGCGAAGCCGAGCTGGGTCAGCTCGACCTGAACCTGCAAAAAGCTAAATCGGACCTATCAGCCCGCGAGGCCAAGCTGGCCGAGCTCACTCAGGCTCTGGCCGATAAGGATAAGGCCGTGAACGACCTCAAGGCCCGCGTGAGCAAAGCCCTGCTCAGCTTTAACTCCAATGAGCTGCAAGTCAAGCTCAAGGATGGCAAAGTATACGTGTCGCTCTCCGAGCAGCTGCTCTTCAAATCAGGCTCCAGCAAGGTAGACCCCAAGGGCCAGGAGGCCCTCAAGAAGCTAGCCACCGTGCTGCAAGAACAAAAAGACGTGAACGTGGTGGTGGAGGGCCACACCGATAACGTGCCCATGCGCCCCACCGGCGGCATCCAGGACAACTGGGATTTGAGCGCGCTGCGCGCCACCGACATTGCCCGCCTGCTCACGGCCAGCGGCGTCGAGCCAAGCCGCATCACGGCCTCGGGCCGCTCGCAGTACGTGCCGGTGGCCGCCAACGACTCGCCCCAGAACAAGGCCCTCAACCGCCGCACCGAAATTATCCTCACGCCCAAGCTCGACGAGCTATTTCAGATTCTCGACGGCAACAGCGCAGCCAGCAGCAAGTAA
- the accD gene encoding acetyl-CoA carboxylase, carboxyltransferase subunit beta, with amino-acid sequence MAWFKRQEKGIITPTEQKKETPDGLWYKCPECKTVATMAEHKRLHYVCANCGHHDRIDASAYFELLFDGGQFEELDANLTSGDPLHFVDTKAYPQRVQATERSTGLKDAVRTAHGLSAGQPLVIAAMDFRFIGGSMGSVVGEKIARAIDYARQHRVPFLMISRSGGARMMEAGYSLMQMAKTSAKLALLAEAKVPYVSLLTDPTTGGVTASFAMLGDFNIAEPGALIGFAGPRVIKETIGKDLPKGFQSAEFVLEHGFLDFIVDRRELKQRLADLLGMLAQ; translated from the coding sequence ATGGCTTGGTTCAAGCGCCAGGAAAAGGGCATTATTACCCCCACCGAGCAAAAAAAAGAAACGCCCGACGGCCTGTGGTATAAGTGCCCCGAGTGCAAAACCGTGGCCACGATGGCCGAGCACAAGCGCCTGCACTACGTATGTGCCAACTGCGGCCACCACGACCGCATCGACGCCTCGGCGTACTTCGAGCTGCTCTTCGACGGCGGCCAGTTTGAAGAGCTCGATGCCAATCTGACCTCCGGCGACCCGCTACACTTCGTCGATACCAAAGCCTACCCCCAGCGCGTGCAGGCCACCGAGCGCAGCACCGGCCTCAAAGACGCCGTGCGCACGGCCCACGGCCTGAGCGCCGGCCAGCCGCTGGTGATTGCCGCCATGGACTTTCGCTTCATCGGCGGCTCGATGGGCTCGGTGGTGGGCGAAAAAATAGCCCGCGCCATCGACTACGCCCGCCAGCACCGGGTGCCGTTTCTGATGATTTCGCGCTCGGGCGGCGCCCGCATGATGGAAGCCGGCTACTCGCTCATGCAGATGGCCAAAACCTCGGCCAAGCTAGCCCTGCTCGCCGAAGCCAAGGTGCCCTACGTGAGCCTGCTCACCGACCCCACCACGGGCGGCGTCACGGCCTCGTTTGCCATGCTCGGCGACTTCAACATTGCCGAGCCGGGCGCGCTCATCGGCTTTGCCGGCCCGCGTGTTATCAAAGAAACCATCGGCAAAGACTTGCCTAAGGGCTTTCAGAGCGCGGAATTTGTGCTCGAGCACGGCTTCCTCGATTTTATCGTGGACCGCCGCGAATTGAAGCAGCGCCTGGCCGACCTGCTCGGCATGCTGGCTCAGTAA
- the nth gene encoding endonuclease III, with the protein MAQTTYSSSTLDKALADHTVLNEFFGPVPTAARRTPMRELISTLLSHRTTHADEELAYDRMLEAFGDWEGVLHAPLNDLIHAIRTTRWPATQAPRIQDILGRIKAETGGSFSLDFLADWDTERAMQWLTDMPGIGLKTASLVLLFNFRKPVLPVDAHVHRVMQRLGVLGPKVSVEKAHPVLLALLKPHLDPEGLFNFHKHNYWHGQQICFFLKPNCPRCPLKGLCSYYQEHYGEATPEALAATPTHWDAAAWGKLPH; encoded by the coding sequence GTGGCTCAGACAACTTATTCTTCCTCCACCCTCGACAAAGCTCTGGCTGACCACACAGTTCTGAACGAGTTTTTTGGGCCGGTGCCCACGGCGGCGCGGCGCACGCCCATGCGCGAGCTTATTTCCACGCTGCTCTCGCACCGCACCACCCACGCCGACGAAGAGTTGGCCTATGACCGGATGCTGGAGGCATTTGGCGACTGGGAAGGCGTGCTGCACGCGCCGCTCAATGACCTCATCCACGCCATTCGCACCACGCGCTGGCCGGCCACGCAGGCGCCGCGCATTCAGGATATTCTGGGCCGCATCAAGGCCGAAACGGGCGGCAGCTTTTCGCTCGATTTCCTGGCTGATTGGGATACCGAGCGCGCCATGCAGTGGCTCACCGATATGCCCGGCATCGGCCTTAAAACGGCCTCGCTGGTGCTGCTCTTCAACTTTCGCAAGCCCGTGCTGCCCGTCGATGCCCACGTGCACCGCGTGATGCAGCGGCTAGGGGTGCTCGGCCCAAAGGTGTCGGTCGAAAAAGCCCATCCGGTGCTGCTAGCCCTGCTCAAGCCCCACCTCGACCCCGAAGGACTGTTCAATTTTCACAAGCATAACTACTGGCACGGTCAGCAAATCTGCTTCTTCCTCAAGCCCAATTGCCCGCGCTGCCCGCTCAAGGGCTTGTGCAGCTATTACCAAGAACACTACGGCGAAGCCACACCCGAAGCGCTGGCCGCCACGCCCACGCACTGGGATGCGGCCGCCTGGGGCAAACTGCCGCATTAA
- a CDS encoding glycine zipper domain-containing protein → MLAGSVAQAQDHPKGWSRKAKGAAIGGAGGAVLGGLVGGGKGALIGAGAGVVGGGLVGRNQDKKKDPARYNHYRNK, encoded by the coding sequence ATGCTCGCCGGTTCGGTAGCCCAGGCGCAAGACCATCCTAAAGGCTGGAGCCGCAAAGCCAAGGGCGCAGCCATTGGCGGGGCCGGCGGTGCGGTGCTAGGGGGCCTGGTAGGTGGTGGCAAAGGTGCCCTTATCGGGGCCGGTGCTGGCGTAGTAGGCGGCGGCCTGGTAGGCCGCAATCAGGACAAGAAAAAAGACCCGGCTCGTTACAATCACTACCGCAACAAGTAA